GTGACCCATCTGCTGTTTATGGATCATGTCCGATTCAGCAAAGACCGAGCAACGGCCAGCAATGCGTACCGGGTGGCGGGCAGCTAAGGCCCGGGGCCCGAACTCTTCAATGGGTATATTAAGACGCGCCGCCTGCTGGTCCAGGAAGGAGCCGGTACCGGCAGCACAAACAGTGTTCATGGCAAAGTCCGCCACAATCCCGTTTCTCAGAATAATAATTTTCGAATCCTGCCCACCTATTTCCAGCACTGTTTGTACCCCAGGCACCAGCGTAGAAGCAGCCACGGCATGGGCAGTGATTTCGTTTTTAACCGCATCCGCACCCACCAGTAAAGCCGCCAGCTGGCGCCCACTACCGGTAGTGCCCACCCCGCGGATAGTGGCTTTACCGGCCCAGCTTTCAGCAATTTGGGCAAGACCCTCCTGCACCGTAGGGATAGGCCGTCCCCGGGTTCTGAGATAAAGGGCTTCCTTAATCTCCCCTTTTTCATCCATCAAGACAATATTGGTACTGACTGAACCTACATCAATACCGAGAAATGCTTTCATTTCTCCTGTTAACCTCCTTTTGGCGAACCAGCAAATCCA
Above is a window of Carboxydocella sporoproducens DSM 16521 DNA encoding:
- a CDS encoding acyl-CoA dehydratase activase; translated protein: MKAFLGIDVGSVSTNIVLMDEKGEIKEALYLRTRGRPIPTVQEGLAQIAESWAGKATIRGVGTTGSGRQLAALLVGADAVKNEITAHAVAASTLVPGVQTVLEIGGQDSKIIILRNGIVADFAMNTVCAAGTGSFLDQQAARLNIPIEEFGPRALAARHPVRIAGRCSVFAESDMIHKQQMGHDLADILAGLCEALVRNYLNNVGKGKEILAPVVFQGGVAANAGIRAAFEKALGMEIIVPPHFNVMGAVGAAILAREAVLQGQTTRFKGWSLCQQDFASGSFECKYCPNLCEVIELKQNGETVARWGDRCGRWSQAEAARETAAGK